The following proteins are encoded in a genomic region of Desulfovibrio sp.:
- a CDS encoding respiratory nitrate reductase subunit gamma: MTTLFYILGYLAVAGFFCMAYLKIKSYLAASPLHVRWELYPVPHEGSKTVYGGSFMEEKDWWTKPRHIAHMGDVKALLTEVLFLHATFEHNLKLWVRTYPFHVGMYMLMGGTIVVLFAAIAQVLGLNPQGGLMIFVGNVISACALAGTLCIIVGGVSLVLRRRADEGLRRYSTPEHYFNLLVFVLFGVLGLAAWATAPSYFELARTFMYNLITFHFAPQTNVLFSLHLLVGFFLLIWIPMTHMGHVFMKYFTYHDIRWGDEPTNYSPKNQQKIMDALKFNVTWSADHINGDGQPKTWVDVATTNPAAPKKED; encoded by the coding sequence ATGACCACACTTTTTTACATTCTTGGCTATCTGGCGGTAGCCGGCTTTTTCTGCATGGCCTACCTCAAGATCAAATCGTATCTTGCAGCCAGCCCCCTGCACGTGCGCTGGGAACTGTACCCCGTGCCTCACGAAGGCTCCAAGACGGTGTACGGCGGCAGCTTTATGGAAGAAAAGGACTGGTGGACCAAGCCTCGTCACATCGCTCACATGGGCGACGTCAAGGCCCTGCTGACCGAAGTGCTTTTCCTGCATGCCACCTTTGAACACAACCTCAAGCTTTGGGTGCGCACCTATCCCTTCCATGTGGGCATGTACATGCTCATGGGCGGCACCATCGTTGTGCTGTTTGCCGCCATCGCGCAGGTTCTGGGCCTCAATCCCCAGGGCGGCCTGATGATCTTTGTCGGCAATGTTATCAGCGCCTGTGCCCTGGCTGGCACGCTGTGCATCATTGTGGGCGGCGTCAGCCTTGTTTTGCGCCGTCGCGCCGATGAAGGCCTGCGCCGCTACAGCACCCCCGAGCATTACTTCAACCTGCTTGTCTTCGTGCTTTTCGGCGTGCTGGGCCTGGCTGCCTGGGCTACCGCTCCTTCCTACTTCGAGCTGGCCCGCACCTTCATGTACAACCTGATCACGTTCCACTTTGCCCCGCAGACCAACGTGCTGTTCAGCCTGCACCTGCTGGTGGGCTTCTTCCTGCTGATCTGGATTCCCATGACCCACATGGGCCACGTCTTCATGAAGTACTTCACCTACCACGACATCCGCTGGGGTGACGAACCCACCAACTACAGCCCCAAGAACCAGCAGAAGATCATGGACGCCCTGAAGTTCAACGTCACGTGGTCTGCCGATCATATCAATGGCGATGGCCAGCCCAAGACCTGGGTTGATGTGGCCACCACCAATCCCGCAGCCCCCAAGAAGGAAGACTAG
- a CDS encoding (Fe-S)-binding protein, whose product MKDKLQLKDVSTAEGQMVSIDLKDIPELPLDVHTMPWKPFTDEQKQNTACILDDVCVLNIPVPKNKEEEEELVNKFLNGMRKLFTKENNWTFLPMLETSMDYCAQCNSCSDACHLYEMSGKNEMYRPNFRSEIFRRIYKQYVKKEPFAKWRYGDMGLNWKTVARLGELAYRCNLCRRCAQTCPIGVDNGLLAREIRKLFSQEMGIYARELHEKGTMNQMKCGSSTGMTPEVVKENVEFIDEDYTEITGVGIHTPFDVQGADIMLLHNAGEVMAWPENIAAFSLIFQEAGLSWTLSSKALAYDGVNYGVFYDDAQTARIALQHMMAAKELGVKKIVIGECGHAHKALTVIADRVIPFEYQVPRESCYVTLHDIVMSGRLKLDPSRNNFPVTLHDPCNIVRLMGIVEPQREIVRKIAPMFREMPCHGVDNYCCGGGSGFAIMTRNNIEQWRGNISGRKKMWQIAEAFKDCLGPETRKYICAPCSNCKGQIREMLEHNDLYTKNNFAYGGLVELIVNAMVNVNPGFIKFEGEEE is encoded by the coding sequence ATGAAAGATAAACTGCAATTGAAAGATGTTTCCACTGCCGAAGGGCAGATGGTCAGCATTGACCTCAAGGATATTCCTGAGCTTCCCCTGGACGTGCATACCATGCCCTGGAAGCCCTTTACAGATGAGCAGAAGCAGAACACCGCCTGCATCCTTGACGATGTGTGCGTGCTGAACATTCCTGTGCCCAAGAACAAGGAAGAAGAAGAGGAGCTGGTCAACAAGTTCCTCAACGGCATGCGCAAGCTGTTCACCAAGGAAAACAACTGGACCTTCCTGCCCATGCTCGAAACCAGCATGGACTACTGCGCCCAGTGCAACTCCTGTTCAGATGCCTGCCATCTCTACGAAATGTCGGGCAAGAACGAGATGTACCGGCCCAACTTCCGGTCTGAAATCTTCCGACGCATCTACAAGCAGTATGTGAAGAAAGAACCTTTTGCCAAATGGCGCTACGGCGACATGGGCCTGAACTGGAAGACCGTGGCTCGCCTGGGCGAACTGGCCTACCGCTGCAACCTTTGCCGTCGCTGCGCGCAGACCTGCCCCATCGGGGTGGACAACGGCCTGCTGGCTCGCGAAATCCGCAAGCTTTTCAGCCAGGAAATGGGCATCTACGCCCGCGAACTGCACGAAAAGGGCACCATGAACCAGATGAAGTGCGGGTCTTCCACCGGCATGACGCCTGAAGTGGTGAAAGAAAACGTGGAATTCATCGACGAGGACTACACCGAAATCACCGGCGTGGGCATCCACACTCCCTTTGACGTGCAGGGTGCAGACATCATGCTGCTGCACAACGCTGGCGAAGTGATGGCCTGGCCTGAAAACATCGCTGCCTTCTCTCTGATCTTCCAGGAAGCCGGTCTTTCATGGACGCTCTCGAGCAAGGCCCTGGCGTACGACGGCGTCAACTACGGCGTGTTCTACGATGACGCCCAGACCGCCCGTATTGCCCTCCAGCACATGATGGCCGCCAAAGAACTTGGCGTGAAGAAGATCGTCATCGGTGAATGCGGCCACGCCCACAAGGCCCTGACCGTTATCGCCGACCGCGTTATCCCCTTCGAATATCAGGTGCCGCGCGAAAGCTGCTACGTGACCCTGCACGACATCGTGATGTCGGGCCGCCTGAAGCTTGACCCCTCGCGCAACAACTTCCCTGTGACCCTGCACGACCCCTGCAACATCGTGCGCCTCATGGGCATTGTTGAACCCCAGCGCGAAATCGTGCGCAAGATTGCGCCCATGTTCCGCGAAATGCCCTGCCACGGTGTGGACAACTACTGCTGCGGCGGCGGCTCCGGCTTTGCCATCATGACCCGCAACAACATCGAGCAATGGCGCGGCAACATCTCTGGCCGCAAAAAGATGTGGCAGATCGCCGAAGCTTTCAAGGATTGCCTTGGACCGGAAACCCGCAAGTACATCTGCGCTCCCTGCTCCAACTGCAAGGGCCAGATTCGCGAAATGCTGGAACACAACGATCTGTACACCAAGAACAACTTCGCTTACGGCGGCCTGGTGGAACTTATCGTCAACGCCATGGTCAACGTGAACCCCGGGTTCATCAAGTTTGAAGGCGAAGAAGAATAG
- a CDS encoding DMT family transporter, translating to MSVCENGARGAAVEKAAGGAQPLVQQGQARPWGAWISLTLAMSIAGSAVVAGKLLVGSLPVFLAAGLGLGAGLLVMLPQLWLRRERGTLDGRTHATLALQALCGIALYRICTFEGLRFTSAASAGLMSSAAPAVIGLLAWGMLRERPPLRRIAGIACVSLGLLAINLTPFLTAPGAAGVEATPASGGEAWRTLLGNGLVLVAVLCEAAFSVLSKARCCPMSPLRRTTIVSFYAFVMLLPMALFEARDYDFTSLSASATWGLAYYGAAVSYLSYVLWFRGIAQVQASAAAAFTGLVPLSGVALSWLVLGEQILWTHLAGLACVTAGIWLSCAATNAPDGK from the coding sequence ATGAGCGTGTGTGAAAACGGTGCGCGAGGTGCTGCGGTTGAGAAAGCTGCCGGGGGAGCGCAACCTCTGGTGCAACAGGGGCAAGCGCGCCCTTGGGGAGCCTGGATCAGCCTGACCCTTGCCATGAGCATCGCTGGCAGCGCCGTGGTGGCGGGAAAACTGCTGGTGGGTAGCCTGCCTGTGTTTCTTGCGGCGGGGCTGGGCCTTGGAGCAGGGCTGCTGGTGATGCTGCCCCAGTTGTGGCTGCGGCGTGAAAGGGGAACGCTTGATGGGCGCACCCACGCGACATTGGCGCTTCAGGCATTGTGCGGCATTGCTCTGTACCGGATTTGCACCTTTGAGGGGCTTCGCTTTACCAGCGCGGCTTCTGCAGGCTTGATGAGCAGCGCAGCGCCAGCGGTCATTGGCTTGCTGGCATGGGGCATGCTGCGGGAGAGGCCGCCGCTGCGGCGTATTGCGGGCATAGCCTGCGTGAGTCTGGGCCTGCTCGCCATTAATCTTACGCCCTTTCTGACGGCGCCGGGGGCCGCTGGAGTGGAAGCCACGCCAGCAAGCGGAGGCGAGGCATGGCGCACATTACTGGGCAACGGCCTTGTGCTGGTGGCCGTATTGTGCGAGGCGGCATTTTCCGTGCTCAGCAAAGCGCGCTGCTGCCCCATGTCGCCCTTGCGGCGTACGACAATTGTGTCATTTTATGCCTTTGTCATGCTGTTGCCCATGGCCCTGTTTGAGGCCCGAGATTATGATTTTACCTCGTTGTCTGCCTCGGCCACATGGGGGCTTGCCTATTATGGCGCTGCGGTTTCTTACCTGTCATATGTGCTGTGGTTTCGTGGGATTGCTCAGGTGCAGGCCAGCGCAGCCGCGGCATTTACAGGCTTGGTGCCTTTGAGCGGCGTAGCGCTCTCGTGGCTGGTGCTTGGTGAGCAGATTTTGTGGACGCATCTTGCAGGTCTGGCCTGCGTGACGGCGGGCATATGGCTTTCGTGCGCAGCAACCAATGCGCCGGATGGCAAGTAG
- a CDS encoding PLP-dependent aminotransferase family protein, translating to MWISLDADSPLSLNRQISAQIRELILRGHLAAGERLPSTRQLGKELHVARSTVIEAYDQLLAEGYLESRRGSGTHVAQGIRPQPQVYGQKSPADEHARDDARDDPPGLVNFQSGIPALEHFPVAEWGRLYRQVCDTLPASALRYCRPQGVAELQEAIAGWLLRMRGLRAAPEQIMITTGATQGLRLVARLFNRPASLAIVEDPVHRGLVEVISRAGYAIEGIAADAQGMDVSLLQSLPEQTTQRCAFVYVTPSHQYPTGGILSAQRRQALVNFARQRDCMVVEDDYDGEFRFEGTPVSALRELAPDRVIYIGSFSKILAPALRIGFAVVPQALVRPWGEEKQYTDVHTDALSQRTLAAFISSGGLERHIWKMCKLYKRKRLFLLECLRRHFGDRFTASGQAAGLHLVAGFPGIRFSDEVLASMRALGVRAVPVEHHSLCRNGAHAHELILGYAHLSEPSMERGVHALREALAL from the coding sequence ATGTGGATCAGTCTTGATGCAGACAGCCCGCTTTCGCTGAACCGCCAGATCAGCGCGCAGATCAGGGAACTGATTTTACGCGGTCATCTGGCAGCAGGCGAACGACTGCCTTCCACCCGGCAACTGGGCAAAGAGCTGCATGTGGCCCGCAGCACTGTTATTGAAGCCTACGACCAGTTGTTGGCCGAAGGCTATCTTGAATCGCGGCGCGGCTCGGGAACGCATGTGGCGCAAGGTATCCGGCCCCAGCCGCAAGTCTACGGACAGAAATCACCGGCAGATGAGCATGCACGCGACGATGCCCGCGACGACCCGCCGGGGCTTGTGAACTTTCAGTCCGGCATCCCGGCGCTGGAGCACTTTCCTGTGGCGGAATGGGGCCGATTGTACCGGCAGGTGTGCGATACGTTACCAGCATCGGCCCTGCGCTACTGCAGACCGCAGGGCGTTGCCGAATTGCAGGAGGCCATTGCCGGATGGCTGCTGCGCATGCGGGGCCTGCGCGCCGCACCGGAGCAGATAATGATCACAACAGGCGCAACCCAGGGGCTCAGACTTGTGGCGCGCCTGTTCAACCGACCGGCATCCCTGGCAATTGTGGAAGACCCCGTGCACCGGGGGCTGGTGGAGGTGATATCACGCGCCGGGTACGCCATTGAAGGCATTGCCGCAGACGCACAGGGTATGGATGTCAGCCTCCTGCAAAGCCTCCCGGAGCAGACCACCCAACGATGCGCCTTTGTCTATGTGACTCCTTCGCACCAGTATCCGACCGGAGGCATCCTTTCCGCGCAGCGGCGGCAGGCTCTGGTGAATTTTGCCCGGCAGCGCGACTGCATGGTGGTAGAGGATGACTACGACGGCGAATTCCGCTTTGAGGGAACGCCCGTCAGCGCCCTGCGCGAACTTGCACCCGACAGGGTCATATATATTGGTTCATTCAGCAAGATTCTGGCCCCTGCCCTGCGCATTGGCTTTGCCGTTGTGCCGCAGGCGCTGGTGCGCCCATGGGGCGAGGAAAAGCAGTACACGGATGTGCACACCGATGCGCTTTCACAACGCACGCTGGCCGCCTTTATCTCAAGCGGAGGGCTTGAGCGGCATATCTGGAAAATGTGCAAGCTGTACAAACGCAAAAGGCTCTTCCTGCTGGAATGTCTGCGGCGGCACTTTGGCGACAGGTTCACCGCCAGCGGACAGGCTGCGGGGCTGCATCTGGTGGCGGGATTTCCCGGCATCCGTTTTTCGGACGAAGTGCTCGCGTCCATGCGCGCACTGGGTGTGCGGGCCGTGCCGGTGGAGCACCATTCTCTGTGCCGCAACGGCGCGCACGCGCACGAACTCATACTGGGCTACGCCCACCTTTCAGAGCCGTCCATGGAGCGTGGGGTACACGCCCTGCGAGAAGCCCTTGCGCTGTGA
- a CDS encoding branched-chain amino acid ABC transporter substrate-binding protein → MKKGMTWLAAMAFCVAIAAPAMAADPIKIGVAGAHSGDLASYGVPSLNAAKVVIAEVNANGGVLGRQIELIAQDDQCKPELATNAATKLISEKVNVVMGHICSGATKATLPLYTEAKIVSMSPSATTPSLTESGTNPYFFRTIANDKAQAKLTSDFILNGLKAKKVAYLHDNGDYGKGFVDNNRETLEKAGVETVLYEAVTPDAVDFSAVVRKLRRAQPDILVFGGYQPTASKLLQQMRRDRVTTAMIGPDGLKDEAFIKMAGKDAEGVYASYPKDTSNLPAYKHAHEGHVKMFGSDPGSFYYNGYAATQALVNAIAKAGSTDAAKIVEALRTTPVETPLGKLTFSKTGDAAGMGLSIYQIKDGKFVELNHSITLD, encoded by the coding sequence ATGAAAAAAGGTATGACATGGCTTGCTGCAATGGCATTCTGCGTGGCAATTGCCGCGCCCGCAATGGCTGCGGATCCCATTAAAATCGGTGTTGCCGGCGCGCACTCCGGCGACCTGGCCTCCTACGGCGTTCCCAGCCTGAACGCCGCCAAGGTTGTGATTGCCGAAGTTAACGCAAACGGCGGCGTGCTTGGCCGTCAGATTGAACTGATCGCCCAGGATGACCAGTGCAAGCCCGAACTGGCCACCAACGCGGCCACCAAGCTTATTTCCGAAAAGGTGAACGTGGTCATGGGCCACATCTGCTCCGGCGCGACCAAGGCTACCCTGCCGCTGTACACCGAAGCCAAGATCGTCTCCATGTCGCCATCTGCCACGACCCCCAGCCTTACTGAAAGTGGCACCAACCCCTATTTCTTCCGCACCATCGCCAACGACAAGGCCCAGGCCAAGTTGACCAGCGATTTCATCCTGAACGGCCTCAAGGCCAAGAAGGTCGCCTACCTGCACGACAATGGCGACTACGGCAAGGGCTTTGTGGACAACAACCGCGAAACCCTTGAAAAGGCTGGCGTGGAAACCGTTCTGTACGAAGCCGTTACGCCTGACGCCGTGGACTTCTCCGCCGTTGTGCGCAAGCTGCGCCGCGCCCAGCCCGACATCCTCGTGTTTGGCGGCTACCAGCCCACCGCTTCCAAGCTGCTGCAGCAGATGCGCCGCGACCGCGTGACCACCGCCATGATCGGCCCCGACGGCCTCAAGGACGAAGCCTTCATCAAGATGGCAGGCAAGGACGCCGAAGGCGTGTACGCCTCCTATCCCAAGGACACCAGTAACCTGCCCGCCTACAAGCATGCCCACGAAGGCCATGTGAAGATGTTCGGCAGCGACCCCGGTTCCTTCTACTACAACGGCTACGCCGCCACGCAGGCTCTGGTGAACGCCATTGCCAAGGCTGGCTCCACCGATGCCGCCAAGATTGTGGAAGCCCTGCGCACCACCCCAGTGGAAACCCCGCTGGGCAAGCTGACCTTCAGCAAGACCGGCGATGCCGCCGGTATGGGCCTTTCCATCTACCAGATCAAAGATGGCAAGTTCGTAGAACTTAATCACAGCATTACCCTGGACTAA
- a CDS encoding branched-chain amino acid ABC transporter permease LivH (LivHMGF is the membrane component of the LIV-I/LS branched-chain amino acid transporter), whose protein sequence is MDIQFFIELFFGGLTRGSIYALIALGYTLVYGIIGLINFAHGEVYMLGSFTALLIAGALGVYGFPAGGILIVAALAAIVWCSAYGYTLEKVAYKPLRGAPRLSPLISAIGMSIFLQNYVLLAQTSDFVPFPNLLPEMDFLEHIDYVMGASDFLILMVSTCAMVSLSLFIRYTRMGKAMRATAQNRKMALLLGINADRIISLTFIIGSALAALGGVLIASHMGQVNFGIGFLAGLKAFTAAVLGGIGSIPGAMVGGLVLGLAESFTTGYFSGNYEDMLAFGILILILIFRPDGILGKATVQKV, encoded by the coding sequence ATGGACATTCAATTTTTTATAGAGCTCTTTTTCGGCGGTTTAACCCGGGGCAGCATTTATGCGCTGATCGCCCTCGGGTACACGCTGGTTTACGGCATTATCGGGCTCATCAATTTTGCCCATGGCGAAGTGTACATGCTGGGCTCATTCACGGCCCTGCTGATAGCTGGCGCGCTTGGCGTCTATGGCTTCCCTGCTGGGGGCATTCTTATTGTGGCGGCACTAGCGGCCATAGTCTGGTGTTCCGCCTACGGCTATACGCTGGAAAAGGTCGCCTACAAGCCCCTGCGGGGCGCGCCGCGCCTGTCGCCGCTTATCTCCGCCATTGGTATGTCCATCTTCTTGCAAAACTACGTGCTGCTTGCGCAGACGTCCGACTTTGTGCCCTTCCCGAACCTGCTGCCGGAAATGGATTTTCTTGAGCACATCGACTATGTCATGGGCGCCAGCGACTTTCTCATTCTGATGGTCAGCACCTGCGCCATGGTTTCGCTTTCGCTTTTCATCCGCTACACCCGCATGGGCAAAGCCATGCGCGCCACGGCCCAAAACCGCAAGATGGCCCTTTTGCTTGGCATCAATGCCGACCGCATCATCTCCCTCACGTTCATCATCGGTTCCGCCCTGGCGGCCCTTGGCGGCGTGCTTATTGCCTCGCACATGGGGCAGGTCAACTTTGGCATCGGTTTTCTGGCAGGGCTTAAGGCCTTTACCGCCGCAGTGCTCGGCGGCATCGGCTCCATCCCCGGCGCAATGGTGGGCGGGCTTGTGCTTGGCCTGGCCGAAAGTTTCACCACGGGCTATTTTTCCGGCAACTACGAAGACATGCTGGCCTTCGGCATTCTTATCCTCATTCTCATTTTCAGGCCCGACGGTATCTTGGGCAAAGCCACAGTGCAGAAGGTGTAG
- the livM gene encoding high-affinity branched-chain amino acid ABC transporter permease LivM, with product MQRILKAAIAALWFMLLTLPVLGIKLNVATKSVVWRFDRILALGAGIFVLALIWDWCFSRKAAGGKIITLPKCFNLAEIIEAFRNSAGLRLGGLAVLAVVLIGMPLVSSFYQTNIMISALLYVMLALGLNIVVGLAGQLVLGYVAFYAIGAYTYGLLNQYFGLGFWTCLPIGGFLTVLFGLGLGFPVLRLRGDYLAIVTLGFGEIVRLTLQNWNTVTGGPRGVSDIPRPGFFGMSMDITASTTYIYYLVLAAVVVTIVVITRLKNSRVGLALQALREDEIACEAMGVDITRVKLSAFALGSCWAGFAGVIFAAKTTYINPSSFTFMESAMILSMVVLGGMGSIAGVVIAALILILAPEYLRAFSDYRMLLFGAIMVIMMLFRPQGLISGERRRYRISNLHGAEGGR from the coding sequence ATGCAGCGCATACTTAAAGCCGCCATCGCCGCCCTGTGGTTCATGCTCCTCACCCTGCCGGTGCTGGGCATCAAACTGAACGTGGCGACAAAATCCGTAGTTTGGCGTTTTGACCGCATACTCGCCCTGGGCGCAGGCATATTTGTGCTTGCCCTTATCTGGGACTGGTGCTTCAGCCGTAAAGCTGCGGGGGGCAAGATCATCACCCTGCCCAAGTGCTTCAATCTGGCAGAAATCATTGAAGCATTCAGAAACAGCGCTGGCCTCCGCCTTGGCGGGCTTGCCGTGCTTGCCGTTGTGCTCATCGGCATGCCGCTTGTCAGCTCCTTCTACCAAACCAACATCATGATTTCCGCCCTGCTGTACGTCATGCTGGCGCTGGGCCTGAACATTGTTGTGGGGCTGGCAGGCCAGCTTGTGCTTGGCTACGTGGCTTTTTACGCCATTGGCGCATACACGTACGGCCTGCTGAACCAGTATTTCGGCCTCGGCTTCTGGACTTGCCTGCCCATCGGCGGTTTCCTCACCGTGCTTTTCGGCCTTGGCCTGGGCTTTCCCGTGCTGCGGCTGCGTGGCGACTACCTCGCCATTGTGACCCTGGGCTTTGGCGAAATTGTGCGCCTTACCTTGCAAAACTGGAACACCGTCACCGGCGGCCCGCGCGGCGTCAGCGACATTCCGCGCCCCGGTTTTTTTGGCATGAGCATGGACATCACCGCGTCCACCACCTACATCTACTATCTGGTGCTGGCCGCAGTTGTGGTTACCATTGTGGTTATCACCCGGCTCAAGAATTCGCGCGTGGGGCTGGCCCTCCAAGCCCTGCGGGAAGACGAAATAGCCTGCGAGGCCATGGGCGTGGACATCACGCGGGTGAAGCTTTCGGCCTTTGCGCTCGGCTCCTGCTGGGCAGGCTTTGCCGGGGTAATCTTTGCTGCCAAGACCACCTATATCAATCCCTCCAGCTTTACCTTCATGGAATCGGCCATGATTCTTTCCATGGTGGTGCTGGGCGGCATGGGTTCCATTGCGGGCGTGGTCATTGCAGCGCTGATTCTCATTCTTGCCCCGGAATATCTGCGGGCTTTCTCTGACTACCGCATGCTGCTTTTCGGAGCGATCATGGTGATTATGATGCTCTTCCGGCCACAGGGCCTCATCAGCGGCGAACGACGCCGCTACCGCATCAGCAACCTGCATGGTGCTGAAGGAGGCCGCTGA
- a CDS encoding ABC transporter ATP-binding protein: MQPVLEVKDLSQDFGGLRALNELSLTVNSGEIVALIGPNGAGKTTFFNCVTGIYTPTEGQMFLHDATGDKQLLNGKKPHIITAMGMARTFQNIRLFSEMTVLENVMIGRHCRTKAGIFGAIVRDGRTRREEQDCIDRSYELLELVKLQDFWNETANNLPYGAQRRLEIARAMATEPRMLLLDEPAAGMNPQETNELKELVCSIRDNQQLSILLIEHDMGMVMSLSDRIYVMEYGSCIATGTPAEIRTNPRVIKAYLGESDA, encoded by the coding sequence ATGCAACCAGTGCTGGAAGTAAAGGATCTTTCTCAGGATTTTGGCGGTCTCCGCGCGCTCAACGAGCTTTCGCTCACCGTGAACAGCGGCGAGATCGTTGCCCTTATCGGCCCCAACGGCGCAGGCAAAACCACGTTTTTCAACTGTGTGACCGGCATCTACACCCCCACAGAGGGGCAGATGTTTCTGCACGACGCCACGGGCGACAAGCAGCTGCTTAACGGCAAAAAGCCTCATATCATCACGGCCATGGGCATGGCCCGCACGTTCCAGAACATTCGCCTTTTCAGCGAAATGACCGTGCTTGAAAACGTGATGATTGGCCGCCACTGCCGCACCAAGGCGGGCATTTTTGGCGCGATCGTGCGCGATGGCCGCACCCGCCGTGAAGAGCAGGACTGCATCGACCGCAGCTATGAACTTCTGGAACTGGTGAAGCTTCAGGATTTCTGGAACGAAACGGCTAACAACCTGCCCTACGGCGCGCAGCGGCGGCTTGAAATCGCCCGCGCAATGGCGACCGAGCCGCGCATGCTGCTGCTGGACGAACCCGCAGCGGGCATGAACCCCCAGGAAACCAACGAACTCAAGGAGCTGGTCTGCTCCATCCGCGACAACCAGCAGCTCTCCATCCTGCTTATCGAGCACGATATGGGCATGGTCATGTCGCTCTCTGACCGCATCTACGTCATGGAATACGGCTCCTGCATCGCCACAGGCACCCCCGCAGAAATCCGCACCAACCCCCGCGTCATCAAGGCCTATCTGGGAGAAAGCGATGCTTGA
- a CDS encoding ABC transporter ATP-binding protein, whose amino-acid sequence MLELRNVDTYYGNIQALRDISLNIEEGEIVTLIGANGAGKSTTLMTICGINRPRKGEILWYGKPIHQLPPHEIVTLGISQVPEGRLIFPDLSVSENLDLGAFLRRDPAGVKDDLDYVFSLFPILSERRKQAGGTLSGGEQQMLAISRALMGRPKLLLLDEPSLGLAPIIIQQIFSIIQKVNSNGTTVFLVEQNANQALRIANHGYVMENGRIVMHDTATNLLTSEEVRTAYLGM is encoded by the coding sequence ATGCTTGAGCTGCGTAACGTAGACACCTATTACGGCAACATTCAGGCCCTGCGCGATATTTCGCTGAATATTGAAGAAGGCGAAATTGTCACCCTGATCGGGGCCAACGGCGCGGGCAAGTCCACCACCCTCATGACCATCTGCGGCATCAACCGCCCCAGAAAGGGCGAGATACTCTGGTACGGCAAGCCCATACACCAGTTGCCCCCGCATGAAATCGTGACTCTGGGCATTTCGCAGGTGCCGGAAGGCCGCCTGATTTTTCCCGATCTGAGCGTCAGCGAAAATCTCGACCTCGGCGCATTTCTGCGGCGCGATCCGGCTGGAGTGAAGGACGATCTGGACTATGTGTTCAGCCTCTTTCCCATTCTGTCCGAGCGCCGCAAGCAGGCTGGCGGCACCCTTTCCGGCGGCGAACAGCAGATGCTTGCCATAAGCCGCGCCCTTATGGGCCGCCCCAAGCTGCTGTTGCTGGACGAGCCATCACTGGGCCTCGCCCCCATCATCATTCAGCAGATCTTTTCCATCATTCAGAAGGTCAATTCCAACGGCACCACGGTCTTTCTGGTGGAGCAGAACGCCAACCAGGCCCTGCGCATTGCCAACCACGGCTACGTTATGGAAAATGGCCGCATAGTTATGCACGACACAGCCACCAACCTGCTCACCAGTGAAGAAGTGCGCACTGCCTATCTGGGCATGTAG